One Staphylococcus simiae genomic region harbors:
- a CDS encoding L-lactate permease: protein MLVHTFNPFDNLLLSTLIAAIPIILFLLCLTLFKMKGIYAAITTLIVTLVIAVPFFKLPVGIATGGIIEGFFQGIIPIGYIVMMAVLLYKITVESGQFITIQDSITNISQDQRIQVLLIGFSFNAFLEGAAGFGVPIAICALLLTQLGFHPLQAAMLCLVANAASGAFGAIGIPVGVVETLHLPGHVTVLDISQSSTLTLAIINFFIPFLLVFIIDGFKGIKETLPSILVVSITYTVLQAVLTVFSGPELADIIPPLASMLALALFSKKFQPKHIYRVNPNEQIQQTTQHSTSNVLYAWSPFIILTVIVMIWSAPFFKHLFLPKGALSSFVFHFNIPGTLSDITHKPLILTLNVIGQTGTAILLTIIITVLMSKKVSFTDTVRLFGVTFKELWLPIVTICFILAISKITTYGGLSAAMGQGIAKAGHVFPVLSPILGWIGVFMTGSVVNNNSLFAPIQASVAQQIGTSGSLLVASNTVGGVAAKLISPQSIAIATAAVKQVGKESELLKMTLKYSICLLIFVCVWTFILSLL, encoded by the coding sequence ATGTTAGTACACACATTTAACCCTTTTGATAATTTATTGTTATCGACTTTAATTGCAGCAATTCCTATTATTTTATTTTTATTATGTTTAACTTTATTCAAAATGAAAGGTATTTATGCAGCAATTACTACATTAATTGTTACATTAGTGATTGCAGTGCCATTCTTTAAATTACCTGTTGGTATTGCAACTGGAGGAATTATAGAAGGTTTCTTTCAAGGTATTATTCCTATTGGTTATATTGTAATGATGGCCGTCTTATTATATAAAATTACTGTTGAGTCAGGTCAATTTATTACAATCCAGGATAGCATAACGAATATTTCACAAGATCAACGCATTCAAGTATTGCTTATTGGATTTTCATTTAATGCATTTTTAGAAGGTGCAGCAGGTTTTGGAGTACCGATTGCTATTTGTGCATTATTATTAACACAGTTAGGATTCCATCCATTACAAGCTGCAATGTTATGCTTAGTTGCTAATGCAGCATCAGGTGCATTTGGAGCTATCGGTATTCCAGTTGGAGTAGTTGAAACATTACATTTACCTGGGCATGTCACTGTATTGGATATATCTCAATCATCAACATTAACGTTAGCTATTATTAATTTCTTTATTCCGTTTTTATTAGTATTTATAATAGACGGATTTAAAGGGATTAAAGAAACATTACCCTCTATTTTAGTGGTATCAATCACGTATACAGTTTTACAAGCTGTGCTAACAGTATTCAGTGGTCCTGAACTTGCGGATATTATTCCACCGTTAGCCTCTATGTTAGCTCTGGCATTATTTTCTAAAAAGTTTCAACCGAAACATATTTATCGTGTAAATCCTAATGAACAAATTCAGCAAACGACACAACATTCAACAAGCAACGTGTTGTATGCTTGGAGTCCATTTATTATTTTAACTGTCATTGTCATGATTTGGAGTGCACCATTTTTCAAACATTTATTCTTACCTAAAGGTGCATTATCATCATTCGTATTTCATTTCAATATACCTGGTACTTTGAGTGATATTACGCATAAACCATTAATATTAACATTAAATGTGATTGGACAAACGGGCACAGCCATTTTATTAACTATAATTATTACGGTATTAATGTCTAAGAAAGTGAGTTTTACCGATACTGTAAGATTATTTGGTGTGACGTTTAAAGAATTATGGTTACCAATTGTAACTATATGTTTTATTTTAGCAATTTCTAAAATTACAACTTATGGCGGTTTAAGTGCTGCTATGGGACAAGGTATTGCTAAAGCAGGACATGTATTCCCAGTTTTATCGCCAATTTTAGGTTGGATAGGTGTCTTTATGACTGGTTCAGTAGTTAACAACAATTCCTTGTTTGCACCAATACAAGCTTCTGTTGCGCAACAAATTGGTACAAGTGGATCATTACTTGTAGCATCGAACACGGTTGGTGGAGTAGCTGCTAAATTAATTTCTCCACAATCAATTGCAATTGCTACAGCAGCTGTTAAACAGGTAGGTAAAGAATCTGAACTACTGAAAATGACTTTGAAATATAGTATTTGCTTATTAATATTTGTCTGTGTTTGGACATTCATTCTATCTTTATTATAG